Proteins encoded together in one Bacillus marinisedimentorum window:
- a CDS encoding DUF4003 family protein, producing MLEQGLQAKVDSYKRLYGELKKQLKWKVSDPRALMLVASMYIINGKPFEMERFIALSDAIKKKAGMFSTLNSYQRFTAAAMLDVRFEKPEEKIEDLLSLYRHLTDGGFSRGAFTYLSALVMLSSEPDGEGYHQKIERSLTIYKGMRSRHFFLTSSSDYPLAVLLTERSEPVEEIMEHIEFFYGNLNDQGFRKGNDLQFLSHILSIDQQADTRVLIERSKQVFDALHDAGIRPKPAYYPAIGLLSLLEDRTNTILTVREIADQLLDDKLFRWHKDMNFMMGVNILLSEKLEDKGVLETGIYTTIEAVIQAQQAALIAAVAGASAASSSNSGS from the coding sequence ATGCTTGAACAAGGCCTGCAAGCCAAAGTCGATTCTTACAAACGCCTTTATGGCGAGCTCAAGAAACAATTGAAATGGAAAGTCTCTGATCCGCGTGCACTTATGCTTGTCGCTTCGATGTATATCATTAACGGTAAGCCTTTTGAAATGGAACGCTTTATCGCGCTGAGTGACGCCATAAAGAAGAAAGCCGGGATGTTTTCAACCCTGAACTCATATCAGCGTTTTACCGCAGCAGCTATGCTTGATGTCCGCTTTGAGAAACCCGAAGAGAAAATCGAGGATCTTCTTAGCTTATACCGGCATCTGACAGACGGGGGATTCAGCCGCGGTGCGTTCACCTATCTATCCGCACTGGTCATGCTGAGCTCTGAGCCGGATGGTGAGGGCTATCATCAGAAAATTGAACGATCTCTCACAATCTACAAAGGCATGCGTTCCAGGCATTTCTTCCTTACTTCCTCATCAGACTATCCGCTTGCTGTCCTTCTTACAGAACGCAGCGAACCAGTTGAAGAAATAATGGAGCATATTGAATTCTTTTACGGCAATTTGAATGACCAGGGATTCCGAAAAGGAAATGACCTGCAATTTTTAAGCCATATATTATCGATCGACCAGCAGGCAGACACCAGGGTTCTGATTGAAAGGAGCAAGCAAGTATTCGATGCACTTCATGACGCTGGAATTCGCCCTAAACCGGCATATTATCCTGCGATAGGCTTGCTCTCCCTTCTTGAAGACCGGACAAACACGATTCTCACCGTCCGTGAAATCGCTGACCAGCTGCTTGACGATAAGTTATTCAGATGGCATAAGGATATGAATTTTATGATGGGAGTGAATATTCTTTTGAGTGAAAAACTTGAAGATAAAGGCGTGCTCGAAACAGGTATTTATACAACAATCGAAGCCGTTATCCAGGCACAGCAGGCAGCCCTGATTGCAGCAGTTGCAGGTGCCTCAGCCGCTTCATCTTCCAACAGCGGTTCATAG
- a CDS encoding HAD-IA family hydrolase codes for MNLLWDFDGTLFNTYPTYTAIYKHVIGPSTDENEIYRKLKVSFSHAIRYYALTKKQVKEIYDKIADIPVHDPQPFPGVEEVLKRADKNLIMTHKDRSEVEAILRHHDWLRYFSEIVTEKDGFPRKPDPEAYRYLHEKYHLDLVIGDRTIDIKPAQELGIKTCLFQNKEKGADYYVNDYRDFFGSVPGL; via the coding sequence ATGAACTTATTATGGGATTTCGATGGAACCCTATTTAATACATACCCGACTTATACAGCAATATATAAACATGTAATCGGGCCTTCAACGGATGAAAACGAAATTTACCGAAAGCTCAAAGTTTCGTTTTCTCACGCAATCCGTTACTATGCACTCACCAAAAAACAGGTCAAGGAAATCTATGATAAAATCGCTGATATTCCGGTGCATGATCCGCAGCCTTTCCCCGGTGTCGAGGAAGTTCTCAAACGGGCCGACAAAAATCTTATCATGACACATAAGGACAGGTCCGAGGTGGAAGCCATTTTGCGGCATCACGATTGGCTTCGGTACTTCTCCGAAATTGTAACCGAAAAAGACGGCTTCCCGCGCAAACCCGATCCGGAAGCTTACCGGTATCTCCATGAAAAATATCACCTCGACCTCGTAATCGGGGATCGTACAATTGACATTAAGCCGGCACAGGAACTGGGCATCAAAACCTGCCTGTTTCAAAACAAGGAAAAAGGCGCTGATTATTATGTAAATGACTATCGTGATTTCTTCGGTTCGGTTCCCGGTTTATAA
- a CDS encoding acetamidase/formamidase family protein, giving the protein MSEAKQTVYVNEFTNGILDPEGGMLGPVKDGGHIIANTTPGCWGPMITPCLRGGHEVTKPVFVEGAEVGDAIAIRLKSIQVTSLATSSGNDKPVDGRFLGDPFVAVKCPECGTMYPETKIEGTGPEAIRCSNCGADITPFVFTNGYTIAFDSSRTIGVTLSKEAAEEIALDGRTFMSTPENSVQNPVVTFAPHDLVGTVARLRPFLGQLGTTPKRALPDSHNAGDFGQFLIDAPHEYGITKEQLEDRTDGHMDINRVREGAILICPVKVPGGGVYLGDMHAMQGDGEIAGHTTDVAGIVNMQVKVLKDLDIEGPILLPAADDLPYLAKPITKKERTQAKNLASQWGVRKLEESLPISFIGTGANLNEATENGLKRAADLFGVTAPEIMNRATITGSIEIGRHPGVVTVTFLAPTPYLDNIGLTALVKDQYREQLAD; this is encoded by the coding sequence ATGAGCGAAGCGAAACAAACGGTTTATGTGAATGAATTTACGAATGGAATTCTGGATCCGGAAGGCGGGATGCTCGGGCCTGTCAAGGACGGCGGGCATATTATCGCCAATACAACTCCTGGCTGCTGGGGACCGATGATCACCCCATGCCTGAGGGGCGGCCATGAAGTGACAAAGCCGGTTTTTGTCGAAGGAGCTGAAGTGGGCGATGCGATTGCGATCCGGCTAAAGTCAATCCAGGTCACATCCCTTGCCACATCATCCGGGAATGACAAGCCGGTGGACGGCCGCTTCCTTGGTGATCCGTTTGTTGCGGTGAAATGTCCTGAATGCGGCACGATGTACCCGGAAACTAAAATTGAAGGTACAGGGCCTGAAGCAATCCGCTGCAGCAATTGCGGCGCCGATATCACTCCTTTCGTGTTTACGAATGGCTACACAATCGCTTTTGATTCGAGCAGGACAATTGGTGTCACCCTGTCAAAAGAGGCAGCCGAGGAAATTGCGCTTGACGGCCGCACGTTCATGTCAACACCTGAGAACTCCGTCCAAAATCCGGTCGTGACCTTCGCTCCTCATGACCTTGTCGGAACGGTAGCCAGACTTCGTCCTTTCCTCGGACAGCTTGGAACGACTCCGAAACGGGCGCTGCCCGATTCCCACAATGCCGGGGACTTTGGCCAGTTTTTGATCGATGCCCCGCATGAATACGGCATCACTAAGGAGCAGCTTGAAGACCGGACGGATGGCCATATGGATATCAACCGGGTCCGAGAAGGGGCAATCCTGATTTGCCCTGTGAAAGTGCCGGGCGGCGGTGTTTATCTTGGTGATATGCACGCCATGCAGGGCGACGGTGAAATCGCCGGCCATACGACAGATGTCGCCGGCATTGTGAATATGCAGGTAAAAGTGCTGAAGGATCTTGATATTGAAGGTCCGATTCTGCTGCCGGCCGCCGATGATCTTCCATACCTTGCAAAACCTATTACCAAAAAAGAACGGACCCAGGCTAAAAACCTTGCTTCCCAGTGGGGTGTCCGGAAGCTTGAGGAGTCCCTGCCGATTTCCTTTATCGGAACCGGTGCCAACCTTAACGAAGCGACCGAAAACGGCTTAAAACGCGCTGCTGACCTGTTTGGCGTAACAGCACCCGAAATCATGAACCGCGCCACTATAACAGGTTCAATTGAAATCGGCCGGCATCCGGGCGTCGTCACCGTCACATTCCTGGCACCTACCCCATACCTCGACAACATCGGACTGACCGCCTTAGTCAAAGACCAATACCGCGAACAACTCGCAGATTAG
- a CDS encoding GNAT family N-acetyltransferase, whose amino-acid sequence MIKEKVRLLPFHTSDPSFDAVVRLFSDSFFDRHYTDRDLQEAKENILKHSKRPGFRGFTAFNSQGDVIGFIYGYASLPGQFYHSQLKKALDPEAGEEWLTNSFELVELAVDKQFRRRGVGSHLHDALLGRLPCEKAILTVGKGNETARQFYLNKGWEILSSEAIVIPGIEPQTIMVKRLKDPL is encoded by the coding sequence ATGATTAAAGAAAAAGTGCGTTTGCTGCCATTTCACACGTCCGATCCTTCTTTTGATGCAGTTGTGAGGCTATTCAGCGACAGTTTTTTTGATAGGCATTACACTGATCGTGATTTACAAGAGGCGAAAGAAAACATCCTTAAACATTCAAAAAGACCGGGATTCAGAGGATTCACCGCTTTTAACAGTCAAGGGGATGTCATTGGATTCATTTACGGGTATGCATCATTGCCGGGACAGTTTTACCACAGCCAGCTGAAGAAGGCACTTGATCCTGAAGCAGGTGAAGAATGGCTGACGAACTCGTTCGAACTGGTTGAGCTTGCTGTTGATAAACAGTTTCGCCGCCGCGGTGTTGGAAGCCATCTGCACGATGCCCTGCTCGGGCGGCTGCCGTGTGAAAAAGCCATATTGACAGTCGGCAAAGGCAATGAAACAGCACGCCAGTTTTATTTGAACAAAGGCTGGGAAATCCTCTCATCTGAAGCGATCGTCATTCCGGGGATTGAGCCGCAGACCATTATGGTTAAACGGCTGAAAGACCCTTTGTAA
- a CDS encoding YqaE/Pmp3 family membrane protein produces the protein MLMYLLALIAPPLAVLLTGKPMKALLNLILTSIFWLPGAIHAFLVVKNRQEAV, from the coding sequence ATGCTTATGTATTTACTCGCTTTGATTGCGCCTCCGCTTGCGGTGCTTCTGACTGGCAAGCCTATGAAGGCCTTGCTTAATCTCATCTTGACCTCTATTTTCTGGCTGCCTGGTGCAATCCATGCGTTCCTTGTTGTGAAAAACCGGCAGGAAGCGGTTTAA